Proteins from one Trichocoleus sp. FACHB-46 genomic window:
- a CDS encoding alkaline phosphatase family protein yields MAPQNIVISLDGATFSILKNYVETEQLNPNTGLGLIAREGVFVPSTVVTPSLTAPSHIAIATGSSAARNDINANSFHLIKSPFNTNISGFGAPIGGYDGLHPDGAHEDETLTAEPLWVKLREAGKKVVAATFPGADGATIRLPGVDPAPIIQSSDIRTVDYTVPFGAFGGLGAKGFSLDAADFTVAPEAAAQELARLGMASFSDVKVAELEDIPAQGRGSLTGGSSNAYDLQIAAIDTTDDRVVNYNQAVVFDANRGIEPMSNAPSTGSAFLNPYNQTIRPFFFEGSNNVVGTSFILTNLATDLSTVRLIRTSANYIPRPADNPAVIADVNDINNTIGFWRPQPDFRIAQRISPGLETFPDLELEGADEALIDTFVEYQTDVLLRGIQQNPDADLVLGYLEQPDGAQHQFLLTDPRQATDPSNPNSIGGGQDPAQVDRFQDYVLHAYQVASDAVQRVIDAVGVDEAGVPNSNIVITSDHGFAPFYTAVHMNNILANAGFDLNQVRAVTSGPAVNIYINLKGREPNGTVEPSEYQALQQQVVSTLTGLQDENFIYASEEDFALFDKIYQRPIPSNPTAQDIINATSQFIGQDTGDGFALLSLGYNFDGFQPSVQRKGDEVPPGEQQPIFSVPSFYGAHGYDPNLPEMQASFLAIGPDFNANALSDLERVRSIDIAPTILDLLDVEPAPTVEGTSIFKQTGSNDFETALERLEDYVLGIVDDNPLLLSGVRDEIIDTFNFLGEIDPTAIENILNLDGDRLLNVVDDWITLDQVINVANLATSLGQGSLLLGEEAINAISGISDLEASTAIEGMNARTSNFTLA; encoded by the coding sequence ATGGCTCCTCAAAATATTGTCATTTCACTAGATGGCGCAACGTTCTCCATTCTTAAGAACTATGTGGAGACAGAACAACTCAATCCCAATACAGGGCTTGGTCTGATTGCTAGAGAAGGTGTATTTGTTCCTAGCACTGTCGTGACACCTTCCTTGACAGCACCGAGTCATATTGCGATCGCAACGGGCTCAAGTGCTGCTCGAAATGATATTAATGCCAACTCCTTCCATCTTATTAAAAGCCCCTTCAACACCAATATCAGCGGCTTCGGTGCTCCTATCGGTGGCTATGATGGGTTGCACCCAGATGGAGCACACGAGGATGAAACTTTGACTGCTGAGCCCTTGTGGGTAAAGCTACGAGAAGCGGGTAAGAAAGTAGTTGCAGCGACATTCCCTGGTGCCGATGGAGCCACTATCCGCTTACCAGGAGTTGATCCTGCCCCTATCATCCAGTCCAGCGATATCCGAACGGTGGATTACACGGTCCCATTTGGTGCTTTTGGCGGCCTTGGTGCCAAAGGATTTAGCTTGGATGCAGCAGACTTCACGGTTGCTCCAGAAGCAGCTGCACAAGAGCTGGCACGGCTAGGGATGGCCTCATTCAGCGATGTCAAAGTTGCTGAGTTAGAAGACATTCCTGCTCAGGGACGAGGAAGCCTTACTGGAGGTAGCAGCAATGCCTATGACTTGCAAATTGCAGCGATTGATACCACAGACGACCGAGTGGTGAATTACAACCAAGCAGTTGTCTTCGATGCCAATCGTGGTATTGAACCAATGTCTAACGCCCCCTCAACCGGATCGGCCTTTCTCAATCCCTACAACCAAACGATTCGCCCATTCTTCTTTGAGGGCAGTAATAACGTGGTCGGTACCTCCTTTATTCTCACAAATCTGGCTACTGATCTCTCTACAGTTCGCCTCATCCGGACCTCTGCGAATTACATTCCCCGCCCCGCTGATAATCCAGCAGTGATTGCCGATGTGAACGACATCAATAACACAATTGGATTTTGGCGACCCCAGCCCGACTTCCGCATTGCTCAGCGTATCTCACCAGGGCTTGAAACCTTCCCGGATCTCGAATTAGAAGGTGCAGATGAAGCTTTAATTGACACCTTTGTGGAGTACCAGACAGATGTCTTGTTGCGAGGCATCCAGCAAAATCCTGATGCCGATTTGGTGTTGGGCTATCTAGAGCAACCCGACGGGGCTCAGCACCAATTCTTGTTGACGGACCCCCGCCAAGCCACAGACCCCAGTAACCCTAACTCTATTGGTGGGGGGCAAGATCCGGCTCAGGTTGATCGCTTCCAAGACTATGTTTTGCATGCTTATCAAGTTGCCAGTGATGCTGTACAGCGTGTGATTGACGCCGTGGGAGTCGATGAAGCTGGGGTGCCAAACAGCAACATCGTGATCACTTCTGACCACGGATTTGCGCCGTTCTATACTGCCGTCCATATGAATAACATTCTGGCCAACGCTGGGTTTGACTTGAATCAGGTCCGAGCAGTGACCAGTGGACCAGCGGTGAACATTTACATTAACCTGAAAGGGCGCGAACCAAACGGTACTGTTGAACCCAGCGAATACCAGGCACTGCAACAACAAGTTGTAAGCACGCTGACAGGCTTGCAGGATGAAAACTTCATCTATGCCTCAGAGGAAGACTTTGCTCTGTTCGACAAGATCTACCAACGCCCCATCCCTAGTAACCCCACGGCTCAGGATATTATCAACGCTACCAGCCAATTCATCGGCCAAGACACGGGCGATGGGTTTGCCCTTCTAAGCTTGGGCTACAACTTCGACGGGTTTCAGCCATCAGTCCAGCGCAAAGGCGATGAGGTGCCTCCAGGAGAGCAACAACCCATCTTCTCCGTACCCAGCTTTTATGGTGCACATGGGTATGACCCGAATCTTCCAGAGATGCAAGCCAGCTTTCTGGCAATTGGACCTGATTTTAATGCAAACGCGCTCTCTGACCTTGAAAGAGTTCGCAGCATTGATATTGCGCCCACAATTCTTGATTTGCTGGATGTAGAACCAGCGCCGACGGTAGAAGGGACATCAATCTTTAAACAAACAGGCTCGAATGATTTTGAAACAGCCCTTGAACGACTGGAAGATTATGTTCTGGGCATCGTCGATGATAATCCGCTGCTATTATCAGGCGTGAGAGATGAGATTATTGATACCTTTAATTTCCTAGGAGAGATTGATCCGACTGCCATAGAAAATATTCTCAACTTGGATGGCGATCGCCTCCTCAATGTTGTTGATGATTGGATCACTCTTGATCAAGTCATCAATGTTGCTAATCTCGCCACTTCCTTAGGACAAGGCAGCCTCCTCTTGGGTGAAGAGGCTATCAATGCAATCTCTGGCATCAGTGACCTGGAAGCCTCCACTGCGATTGAAGGGATGAATGCAAGAACCTCAAACTTTACCTTGGCTTAA
- the pstB gene encoding phosphate ABC transporter ATP-binding protein PstB, with translation MIPAFDVVGLTFAYGNHKVLEDVTIAIPPRQVTAIIGPSGCGKSTFIKALNRIAELEGKVQVKGRVEFFGQNIYHSRVNLNQLRRQIGMVFQKPNPFTMSICENVAYGVKLLGRPSRDKLDEIVEGALRGAALWDEVKDNLNKSALGLSGGQQQRLCIARALAVQPKILLMDEPCSALDPIATMKIEELISSLRQHLTIVIVTHNMQQASRISNSTAFFTTDETRIGRLVEFGPTARIFMEASHPSTRDYIEGRFG, from the coding sequence TTGATTCCTGCTTTTGATGTGGTTGGTCTCACCTTCGCTTACGGCAATCATAAAGTTTTGGAGGATGTGACGATCGCAATTCCTCCAAGACAGGTGACAGCAATCATTGGCCCTTCCGGATGTGGCAAATCAACCTTTATTAAGGCGTTGAATCGCATTGCTGAGTTGGAAGGAAAAGTTCAGGTCAAAGGTCGTGTCGAATTTTTTGGCCAAAACATCTATCATTCTCGTGTCAATTTGAACCAGCTACGACGGCAAATTGGCATGGTCTTTCAAAAACCCAACCCTTTCACCATGAGCATCTGTGAAAATGTAGCTTATGGCGTGAAATTGCTGGGACGACCCTCCAGAGATAAGCTAGATGAAATTGTTGAAGGTGCTTTACGAGGGGCGGCTCTCTGGGATGAGGTCAAAGATAATCTCAACAAATCCGCTTTAGGATTATCTGGTGGTCAGCAACAGCGGCTTTGTATTGCTAGAGCCTTAGCAGTACAGCCAAAAATTTTGCTGATGGATGAACCTTGCTCCGCCCTCGATCCGATCGCCACAATGAAGATCGAGGAATTGATCAGCAGTTTGCGCCAGCACTTAACGATTGTGATTGTCACTCACAATATGCAGCAAGCCTCACGTATTTCCAACTCCACTGCATTCTTTACGACAGATGAAACACGTATCGGTCGTCTAGTAGAGTTTGGTCCTACTGCAAGGATCTTCATGGAGGCCAGCCATCCTAGCACCCGTGACTATATTGAAGGACGATTTGGCTAA
- the pstA gene encoding phosphate ABC transporter permease PstA, translating to MSTDSVPTPIPSTEADFVDTLSCPLSLRRVFFSYGMSAIAFSLAGLALLPLLAILGKILAAGVPAFKWEMLVSLPAPAGVVDVPNGFAHAILGTLTMVGLASLLSIPVGILTAIFLVEFKADVAWAKIVRFMTIVLSGVPSIVVGVFAYGVIVLTTRSFSAIAGAFALAVIMLPIVVLTTEEALKLVPVSQRLASAALGGSQLQTTWRVVITSALPGITTGILLAIARAAGETAPLLFTALFSQNWLEGLTSPTPSLSVLIFNYYNEPYPERSQLAWTASLVLLLLVVVTSLISRFLTRSRLKLG from the coding sequence ATGTCAACGGATTCAGTCCCCACTCCTATACCCTCTACAGAAGCCGATTTTGTAGACACACTCAGTTGCCCCCTCTCGCTGCGTCGAGTGTTCTTTAGCTATGGGATGAGTGCGATCGCCTTCAGTTTAGCGGGACTAGCGCTCCTGCCACTACTCGCAATTTTGGGCAAGATCCTGGCCGCAGGAGTCCCTGCATTTAAGTGGGAAATGCTAGTATCGCTGCCCGCTCCTGCTGGAGTTGTAGATGTGCCCAATGGATTTGCCCATGCCATTCTAGGCACCTTGACAATGGTAGGCTTGGCTTCCTTGCTCAGTATCCCAGTTGGCATCTTGACCGCAATCTTTTTAGTAGAGTTTAAGGCGGATGTGGCTTGGGCCAAGATCGTGCGCTTTATGACGATAGTTTTGAGCGGTGTGCCTTCCATTGTCGTGGGCGTGTTTGCGTATGGGGTTATTGTCCTAACCACTCGTAGCTTTTCTGCGATCGCGGGGGCATTTGCGCTAGCTGTGATTATGTTACCCATTGTGGTGCTTACCACGGAAGAGGCTTTGAAGCTGGTGCCTGTGTCTCAGCGTTTAGCTTCTGCTGCTTTGGGAGGTAGCCAACTGCAAACCACCTGGCGCGTTGTTATCACCTCAGCTTTGCCAGGCATTACTACGGGTATTCTGCTTGCGATCGCTCGTGCAGCAGGAGAAACAGCTCCTCTTCTGTTTACAGCCTTGTTCAGCCAAAACTGGCTGGAAGGTTTGACAAGCCCTACCCCCTCCCTATCAGTACTCATTTTCAACTATTACAACGAGCCTTACCCCGAACGGAGCCAATTAGCTTGGACAGCTTCGTTGGTGTTGCTGTTACTTGTGGTAGTTACCAGTCTAATCTCACGTTTTCTCACCCGTAGTCGCCTGAAGCTTGGCTAA
- the pstC gene encoding phosphate ABC transporter permease subunit PstC: MSDSAESVDKFLKAATNPSLALLLDPEATVPDLKLARGQNFWLDQSFTWLVRALALGTVSTLLWIGWVIFQQAQPAIQRFGVGFLWSQDWDVGELVFGALPYIYGTLVSSAIALLLAVPIGVAVALVTSEDFLPLWVRLPFAFILELLAAIPSVIVGLWGIFVLIPFLQPIQQWLYQLLKWLPLFSTEPFGPSLLVAGIILAIMILPTIAAISREALLALPDELRSASMALGATRWETIVGALLPTSGSGILGAATLALGRALGETMAVTMVIGNSPQISLSLLDLGYTIPAVLANEFAEALDALHVGALMYLALILFVLTLLVNVAAVLMIQVVSQSRR, translated from the coding sequence ATGTCTGACTCAGCTGAATCGGTTGATAAGTTCCTCAAGGCCGCTACGAATCCTTCCTTAGCGCTGCTACTAGATCCAGAAGCTACTGTTCCTGATCTCAAACTTGCTCGGGGACAAAACTTTTGGCTCGACCAAAGCTTCACTTGGTTAGTCAGAGCTTTGGCCCTAGGAACAGTCTCTACTTTACTGTGGATAGGTTGGGTTATCTTTCAGCAAGCACAACCCGCTATACAGCGATTTGGCGTTGGATTTCTGTGGAGTCAAGATTGGGATGTGGGTGAGTTGGTGTTTGGAGCATTGCCCTACATCTATGGCACCCTGGTCAGCTCTGCGATCGCCCTCTTGCTAGCAGTACCGATTGGCGTTGCGGTTGCTCTAGTCACGAGCGAAGATTTTTTGCCTCTTTGGGTGCGATTGCCCTTTGCTTTTATTTTGGAGTTGTTAGCTGCTATTCCCAGCGTCATTGTGGGTTTATGGGGAATCTTTGTATTGATCCCCTTCCTCCAACCTATTCAGCAGTGGCTCTATCAACTATTAAAGTGGCTGCCCTTATTCAGCACAGAACCCTTTGGACCCAGCTTATTGGTGGCAGGGATCATCCTAGCCATCATGATCTTGCCCACGATTGCAGCGATTAGTCGAGAGGCGCTGCTAGCTCTTCCTGATGAGCTTCGCAGTGCTTCAATGGCCTTAGGGGCAACTCGGTGGGAAACGATTGTGGGTGCGCTGCTACCTACAAGTGGGTCTGGAATTTTAGGTGCAGCTACATTGGCTTTGGGACGCGCTTTAGGCGAAACGATGGCAGTGACGATGGTAATTGGTAATTCTCCTCAAATTAGCCTCTCTCTTCTAGATTTGGGTTATACCATTCCAGCGGTTCTAGCCAATGAATTTGCTGAAGCCTTAGATGCACTGCATGTTGGAGCCTTGATGTACTTGGCCTTGATCCTGTTTGTGCTAACGCTGCTCGTCAATGTTGCAGCGGTGCTGATGATTCAAGTAGTCAGTCAGTCTCGTCGATAA
- the pstS gene encoding phosphate ABC transporter substrate-binding protein PstS — protein sequence MVVFTTAFRRTVVASVATVSLTFGPLSTAIAQALTLNGAGATFPAPLYERYAAEIKKKYPDMQINYQAIGSGGGVRQVIAGTVDFGGSDAAMTDAQMAEVKNGVLLVPTAGGAVAVVYNLPGVNNLKLSRKVLPAIFSGQITRWNDPKIAADNPGAKLPDQPIKSVVRADGSGTTFIFTNHLSAIDPYFKGRVGVGTAPKWTTNPIKGKGNPGVAAQVARTTGGIGYVEYAYAKQNKLQTAQVQNKQGAFVSPSLETANKALAAVKYPDNFRVFEGDPADGYPIAGLTWLMVYKQYSDPAKAEAVKKMVEWVLTEGQDLNDDLDYTRIPKSVADRARAVVKSNVK from the coding sequence ATGGTTGTTTTTACGACCGCTTTTCGTCGTACAGTTGTTGCCTCAGTTGCAACGGTTTCTCTTACATTTGGCCCGCTTTCGACTGCGATCGCCCAAGCATTAACCTTAAACGGCGCAGGTGCTACTTTTCCCGCCCCGCTTTACGAGCGGTACGCTGCCGAAATCAAAAAGAAGTATCCTGACATGCAAATTAACTACCAAGCCATTGGTAGTGGTGGCGGTGTTCGCCAAGTCATTGCTGGCACGGTTGACTTTGGTGGTAGCGATGCAGCCATGACCGATGCCCAAATGGCAGAGGTAAAAAATGGTGTGCTGTTGGTTCCTACAGCAGGCGGTGCAGTTGCAGTTGTTTATAACCTCCCTGGTGTTAATAACCTGAAGCTTTCTCGTAAGGTTCTACCAGCAATTTTTTCAGGCCAAATTACTCGTTGGAATGACCCTAAAATTGCTGCTGACAACCCCGGTGCCAAGCTACCTGATCAGCCAATTAAAAGTGTTGTGCGGGCAGATGGTAGTGGTACAACTTTTATCTTCACCAATCACTTGAGTGCGATCGATCCTTATTTCAAAGGTCGGGTGGGGGTCGGCACAGCTCCAAAGTGGACCACCAATCCCATCAAAGGTAAGGGCAATCCTGGAGTTGCCGCTCAAGTCGCTCGGACCACTGGTGGCATTGGCTATGTTGAGTACGCTTACGCCAAGCAAAACAAGCTGCAAACGGCCCAAGTGCAGAATAAGCAGGGAGCGTTTGTTTCTCCCTCGTTAGAAACAGCCAACAAAGCGCTAGCGGCAGTTAAGTATCCCGACAACTTCCGCGTCTTTGAAGGAGACCCTGCGGATGGCTATCCGATCGCAGGTCTTACTTGGCTAATGGTGTACAAGCAGTATTCAGATCCTGCTAAAGCTGAGGCCGTCAAAAAGATGGTGGAGTGGGTTCTAACAGAAGGCCAAGATCTCAATGATGATCTAGACTACACCCGAATTCCTAAGTCTGTGGCTGATCGAGCTAGAGCTGTAGTTAAAAGCAATGTGAAGTAG
- a CDS encoding biopolymer transporter ExbD, producing the protein MRFKSRQNRAEMPELNLLPMMDVIMTVLTFFIIVSMTLTNQKTVNITLPSANTSTELQNTPDPLVVGLNRQGQVLLADQPTNEAALAQQMQAYLVQNPKGAVILKADSKLPYEQVVKLLATMRDVGGDRVSLAVDES; encoded by the coding sequence ATGCGATTTAAGTCTCGTCAGAACAGAGCTGAGATGCCAGAGTTAAATCTGCTTCCCATGATGGATGTGATCATGACTGTTCTGACATTCTTTATTATTGTCTCCATGACGCTGACCAATCAAAAAACAGTCAATATTACTCTACCCAGTGCTAATACCAGTACAGAACTGCAAAATACTCCTGATCCCCTGGTAGTGGGCTTGAATCGGCAAGGACAAGTCTTACTCGCTGACCAGCCAACCAATGAAGCAGCACTAGCGCAACAGATGCAAGCCTACTTGGTGCAAAATCCTAAGGGAGCAGTGATTCTGAAAGCAGATAGCAAGTTACCCTACGAACAGGTAGTAAAGTTGCTAGCAACCATGCGAGATGTGGGAGGCGATCGCGTTTCCCTAGCTGTGGATGAGAGTTAA
- a CDS encoding MotA/TolQ/ExbB proton channel family protein, giving the protein MWPLLGLSVASVACALERAWFWFKLLRQEDRIVHDVLEAARYDLEKAMTIAHQAQDLSIGRFLLAPLKLNQPTPETFHLAMEAAGDKEFVKMRKGDKLLETVVGIAPLLGLLGTVTGLITTFANLNIGTGGTAADTTKAAAGIGEALISTATGMIVAIMALACFRVFVTLQAQQMDYFSEAGSGLELIYRQFWYEPHQPSQTSPKYAIASRPTANDAVVSVEGH; this is encoded by the coding sequence ATGTGGCCCCTTTTAGGTTTGTCTGTTGCCTCTGTTGCCTGTGCCCTAGAACGAGCTTGGTTTTGGTTCAAACTACTGCGGCAAGAAGATCGCATTGTCCATGATGTTTTAGAAGCTGCTCGCTACGACCTAGAGAAGGCGATGACGATCGCTCACCAAGCTCAAGATCTATCGATTGGTCGCTTCTTACTAGCACCCTTGAAACTAAACCAGCCCACTCCTGAAACATTTCACTTAGCCATGGAAGCGGCTGGAGACAAAGAGTTTGTCAAAATGCGTAAGGGCGACAAACTCCTAGAGACTGTTGTGGGCATAGCACCGCTGCTGGGTCTGTTGGGAACTGTTACAGGATTGATCACAACTTTTGCCAACCTCAACATTGGGACTGGCGGTACCGCAGCAGATACAACAAAAGCCGCTGCGGGGATTGGCGAGGCGTTAATTTCGACAGCAACTGGAATGATTGTGGCGATCATGGCTCTGGCTTGCTTTCGGGTATTTGTGACCTTACAAGCTCAACAGATGGACTATTTCTCAGAAGCAGGCAGTGGGCTAGAGCTGATTTATCGGCAGTTTTGGTATGAACCGCACCAACCTAGCCAAACTTCACCAAAATATGCGATCGCCTCCCGCCCCACCGCTAACGATGCGGTCGTTTCAGTTGAAGGACACTAA
- a CDS encoding LysR substrate-binding domain-containing protein: MAPLLSKFLAQYPQVKLDLRLSDGLANLVEEDLDLVIRIGNLERSSDRLILRKLASHTRLVCGSPAYFERYGIPTHPDDLIHHNCLCFTYATGDEIWRFKRYEEVCDIKVNGSLNVNNSEVLRQVCLDGVGLILMPTWLINEDIQAGKLQAVLTDFQFHPQANLDTDIYALYLPNRRYSLRVQIFIDFLTQHLSNLG, from the coding sequence ATTGCACCACTCTTGAGTAAATTTCTGGCTCAGTATCCCCAAGTCAAGCTAGATCTGCGCTTGAGCGATGGGTTAGCAAACCTGGTTGAAGAAGATCTTGATCTGGTGATTCGCATTGGCAATCTTGAGCGCTCTAGCGATCGCCTGATTCTCCGCAAACTAGCATCTCATACCCGTTTGGTATGCGGAAGTCCAGCTTATTTCGAGCGTTACGGCATTCCAACTCATCCCGATGATTTAATCCACCACAATTGTTTGTGCTTTACCTACGCCACAGGGGACGAAATTTGGCGGTTCAAGCGTTACGAGGAAGTCTGTGACATCAAGGTTAATGGTTCCCTGAATGTGAATAACTCTGAAGTGCTGCGTCAAGTTTGCCTGGATGGTGTGGGTCTAATTTTGATGCCGACCTGGTTAATTAATGAAGATATTCAAGCTGGCAAATTGCAAGCTGTGTTAACCGATTTTCAGTTTCATCCTCAAGCCAATCTTGATACAGACATCTATGCCCTTTACCTGCCCAACCGCCGATATTCGCTTCGAGTTCAGATCTTTATTGATTTTTTGACTCAGCATTTGAGCAATCTGGGCTAG